The region CGCTGGCGCGCACTTTTTCGAAAGCCGCCCCCACCTGCTTGCACCCCACCAGCACCCGCGCCCGCACAAGCGCCTGGTGCTCCCAGGTCCAGGCTTCGTTTTGCTGATAGCGCTCAAAGGCCCCCAGCGAACTGACCAGCAACCCCGAAGCACCCGAGGGACGCAAACGCATGTCGACGTCATACAGTTGACCGGAGTTGGTTTGTGCGGTCAGCAAATGGATGATCCGCTGCCCCAGGCGAGTAAAGAACTGCGCGCTGTCGATCGGCTTGGCACCGTCGGTTTCAGCGTTCGGATCCCCGTCGTGAATAAACACCAGATCCAGGTCCGAGCCATGCCCCAGCTCAATCCCGCCTACCTTGCCGTAACCCACGATAATAAAGCCGGGATCACACAGGCTGCCGTCCGAACGCTGCGGGGTCCCGTATTTGGCGACAGTCTGGCGCCAGGACAGCGCCAGCACTTGCTCCAGAATCGCCTCGGCCAGCCAGGTCAGGTAATCGCTGACCTTCATTAAAGGCAAGCTGCCGGCGATTTCCGAAGCGGCGACCCGCAGCCGGTGGGCCAACTTGAAGTTACGCAAAGCCTCCATCTGTTGCTCAAGGTCATCTTCGGGAATGCGCGTCAGCCGCTCGCGCAACTCGGCCGCCAGCTCGGGTGCCAAAGGGGGTTTAAACAAACGGCCCTCGTTGAGCAGCTCATCGAGCAGCAACGGGAAACGGGTTATTTGCTCGGCAATCCACGGGCTCGCCGCGCACAGGGTCAGCAAGCGGCGCAGCGCATCGGGGTTTTCGGTCAACAACACCAGGTACGCCGAACGCCGGGCGACGGCCTCGACCAGCGGCAGCACCCGCTCCAGCACCAGATCAGGGTTGGCGTGCTCCACCGCCTGGGCCAGCAAGCGCGGGATAAAAGCATCCAGCCGCTCCCGCCCAAGGCGTTGCATAGCCCGCAATTGCGGGCTGGAGCGTAGGCTTGCCAGTTGTTTGAGCGCATTGGGCGCGTCGACAAACCCGGCTTCCTGCAACTGAGCACAGGCAGCGGCATCGTCCTGCACTTCTTCCCATAGCGGCAGCCATTCACCCCCGACGATCATTTCACCGTCGTCGATATCATCCTCATCATCCGGGTCGGCGATGACCTGACGGAAATGCCAGTCGATGCGCCCACGCCATATCATTAACTGCTCGTGGAAGGCCGCCCAGCTGTCGAAGCCCATCATGAACGCGATGCGCGCCTGGTCCTGCGCCGTGTCCGGCAGCATCTGGGTCTGTCGGTCGCCAATGGCCTGAATCGCATGTTCGGTGTAGCGTAAAAACTCATAACCTTCACGCAACTCACTGATGACGGCAGGCGGCAAATAGCCCTGACCTTCAAGGATCCCCAGCACTTTAAGCAGCGGTCGCTGTTGCAGGCTGAGGTCGCGCCCACCGTGGATCAACTGGAACGCCTGGGCAATAAACTCGACCTCACGAATCCCGCCGGCCCCCAGCTTGATGTTGTCGGCCATGCCCTTGCGCCGCACTTCCTGCTGAATCAGCTGCTTCATGGTGCGCAGCGCTTCAATCGCCGAGAAGTCCAGGTAGCGCCGATAAACGAACGGCCGCAGCAAATCGAGCAACTGCGCGCCCATCACCTGATCCCCAGCCACCACCCGCGCCTTGATCATGGCGTAACGTTCCCAGTCACGGCCCTGATCCTGGTAGTACTGCTCCAGCGCATTGAAACTCAGCACCAGCGCGCCTGACGAACCATACGGCCGCAAACGCATGTCGACGCGGAACACGAATCCGTCGACGGTCATCGGGTCCAGGGCCTTGATCAGCCGCTGGCCGAGGCGGATAAAGAACTCCTGATTATCCAGCGCACGTTTGGCCCCGACTGTTTCACCGCCTTCGGGGTAGGCAAAGATCAGGTCAATGTCCGAAGACAGGTTCAGCTCCACAGCGCCGAGCTTGCCCATCCCCAGCACCACCATCTGCTGTGGCTCGCCACTGCGGTGCCCGGTGGGCGTGCCGAACTGCTGGCAATGACGCTGATACAACCAGCGGTAAGCCTGATCAATGCACGCATCGGCCATGTCCGACAAGTCGCGGCAGGTTTCGATCAAGTCGGCCTGGCGCGTCAGGTCGCGCCAGATGATCCGGATTTGCTGACGCGTACGTTGCCGGCGCAACTCGCGCCCCAGTTCGTCATCGGTGCCGGTCTGCTGGACAGCCTCGGCAATCTGCCCGCACAACTCACCCGGCCTGAAGCTGCGATCCAGTTCTCCGGAACGCACCAGCGCCAGTAACATCAAAGGGTCACGCAATGACTGTTCAATAAAGAAGTCGCTGGCCGCGCTGACCCGGTTGAATTCAGCCCATCGCTCAGCCGACCAGTCCTCCAGCGCCGTTTCGCCTTCAGACCCGGCTACCGCCGCACGCCAGGACTGTTCGGCACGACTGACCAATGGCAATAAAAGGGACGGAATGGCAGCAAGCGAGGGAAGGCTCATGGTCTATCCTTGATCGGCGAAGGTGATGCCGAGTACGGTGACAGGAAGAAACAGCGGTTAAATCCGACTGTCGAACAAAGGTTATAAATAGCTTTAAAACACTTTAAATTAGCATCCAGCCTTCGCTTTAAAGGCTGAGTCTCGCAAATAGAACCAACAATATCGATTTTTCACACAACGAAACAGGTGGCCATCTGGACCTTTCCTGTAGTTTTACTACTGAGTCACACACTTGAAAGGCTGAAATGGCCGACGATTTGTAGTAAAACTACACAACGCCGGAAACAACCCTCCGGTCATCCAAGAATTTATGTCGTCTGCCCACAAGGCCAGTCGCAAACTCAGGCAACCGATTCTGGAAGCCTTTCCGCCCTGGAGCAAGCCATGCAAGACCTCGATCCCGTCGAAACCCAGGAATGGCTGGACGCCCTGGAATCGGTTCTCGACAAAGAAGGCGAAGACCGTGCTCACTACCTGATGACCCGTATGGGTGAGCTCGCTACCCGCACCGGTTCGCAGCTGCCGTACGCCATCACCACGCCATACCGCAACACGATTCCTGTCACCCACGAAGCACGCATGCCTGGCGACCTGTTCATGGAACGCCGCATTCGCTCGTTGGTTCGCTGGAACGCGATGGCCATGGTAATGCGCACGAACTTGAAAGATTCTGACCTGGGCGGTCATATCTCCAGCTTCGCGTCCAGTGCAACGCTGTATGACATCGGCTTCAACTATTTCTTCCAGGCCCCGACCGACGAACACGGCGGCGACCTGATCTACTTCCAGGGCCACACTTCGCCAGGCGTTTACGCCCGTGCGTTCATGGAAGGCCGTATCACCGAAGAACAAATGAACAACTTCCGCCAGGAAGTCGACGGCCAGGGCCTTTCGTCCTATCCGCACCCTTGGCTGATGCCTGATTTCTGGCAGTTCCCGACCGTTTCGATGGGCCTTGGTCCGATCCAGGCGATCTACCAGGCACGTTTCATGAAGTACCTGGAAGCCCGCGGCTACATCCCTGCCGGCAAACAGAAAGTCTGGTGTTTCCTGGGCGACGGCGAGTGCGACGAGCCGGAATCCCTGGGCGCCATCTCGCTGGCTGGCCGCGAAAAACTGGACAACCTGATCTTCGTGATCAACTGCAACCTGCAGCGCCTTGATGGCCCTGTTCGTGGCAACGGCAAGATCATCCAGGAGCTCGAAGGCGTATTCCGCGGTGCTCAGTGGAACGTGACCAAAGTCATCTGGGGCCGTTTCTGGGATCCGCTGCTGGCCAAGGACGTCGACGGTATCCTGCAACGTCGCATGGACGAAGTCATCGACGGCGAGTACCAGAACTACAAAGCCAAAGACGGCGCGTTTGTACGTGAACACTTCTTCAACACGCCTGAACTCAAGGCGATGGTTGCTGATCTGTCCGACGACGAGATCTGGAAACTCAACCGTGGCGGCCACGACCCGTACAAGGTCTACGCGGCGTACCACGAAGCGGTCAACCACAAAGAACAGCCGACCGTTATCCTGGCCAAGACCATCAAAGGTTATGGCACCGGTGCCGGCGAAGCGAAAAACACTGCGCACAACACCAAGAAAGTCGATGTCGACAGCCTGAAGTTGTTCCGCGATCGCTTCGACATCCCGGTCAAGGATGACGAGATCGAAAACCTGCCATTCTTCAAGCCGGAAGAAGGCAGCGCCGAAGCCCGTTACCTCAGCGAGCGCCGTACTGCGCTG is a window of Pseudomonas taetrolens DNA encoding:
- the glnE gene encoding bifunctional [glutamate--ammonia ligase]-adenylyl-L-tyrosine phosphorylase/[glutamate--ammonia-ligase] adenylyltransferase; the protein is MSLPSLAAIPSLLLPLVSRAEQSWRAAVAGSEGETALEDWSAERWAEFNRVSAASDFFIEQSLRDPLMLLALVRSGELDRSFRPGELCGQIAEAVQQTGTDDELGRELRRQRTRQQIRIIWRDLTRQADLIETCRDLSDMADACIDQAYRWLYQRHCQQFGTPTGHRSGEPQQMVVLGMGKLGAVELNLSSDIDLIFAYPEGGETVGAKRALDNQEFFIRLGQRLIKALDPMTVDGFVFRVDMRLRPYGSSGALVLSFNALEQYYQDQGRDWERYAMIKARVVAGDQVMGAQLLDLLRPFVYRRYLDFSAIEALRTMKQLIQQEVRRKGMADNIKLGAGGIREVEFIAQAFQLIHGGRDLSLQQRPLLKVLGILEGQGYLPPAVISELREGYEFLRYTEHAIQAIGDRQTQMLPDTAQDQARIAFMMGFDSWAAFHEQLMIWRGRIDWHFRQVIADPDDEDDIDDGEMIVGGEWLPLWEEVQDDAAACAQLQEAGFVDAPNALKQLASLRSSPQLRAMQRLGRERLDAFIPRLLAQAVEHANPDLVLERVLPLVEAVARRSAYLVLLTENPDALRRLLTLCAASPWIAEQITRFPLLLDELLNEGRLFKPPLAPELAAELRERLTRIPEDDLEQQMEALRNFKLAHRLRVAASEIAGSLPLMKVSDYLTWLAEAILEQVLALSWRQTVAKYGTPQRSDGSLCDPGFIIVGYGKVGGIELGHGSDLDLVFIHDGDPNAETDGAKPIDSAQFFTRLGQRIIHLLTAQTNSGQLYDVDMRLRPSGASGLLVSSLGAFERYQQNEAWTWEHQALVRARVLVGCKQVGAAFEKVRASVLGRERDLPTLRQEVSEMRAKMRDNLGTRITAAGTGENAFQASVPFDLKQDAGGIVDIEFMVQYAALAWSREHPALLRYTDNIRILEGLEQVGLMPVTDASLLREAYKAFRAVAHRQALQKEAGVVTGDQFVVERQHVRRIWSELGLSLFSKAQAGTQN
- the aceE gene encoding pyruvate dehydrogenase (acetyl-transferring), homodimeric type; translation: MQDLDPVETQEWLDALESVLDKEGEDRAHYLMTRMGELATRTGSQLPYAITTPYRNTIPVTHEARMPGDLFMERRIRSLVRWNAMAMVMRTNLKDSDLGGHISSFASSATLYDIGFNYFFQAPTDEHGGDLIYFQGHTSPGVYARAFMEGRITEEQMNNFRQEVDGQGLSSYPHPWLMPDFWQFPTVSMGLGPIQAIYQARFMKYLEARGYIPAGKQKVWCFLGDGECDEPESLGAISLAGREKLDNLIFVINCNLQRLDGPVRGNGKIIQELEGVFRGAQWNVTKVIWGRFWDPLLAKDVDGILQRRMDEVIDGEYQNYKAKDGAFVREHFFNTPELKAMVADLSDDEIWKLNRGGHDPYKVYAAYHEAVNHKEQPTVILAKTIKGYGTGAGEAKNTAHNTKKVDVDSLKLFRDRFDIPVKDDEIENLPFFKPEEGSAEARYLSERRTALGGFVPQRRAQSISIPTPPLDTLKAILDGSGDREISTTMAFVRILAQLVKDKEIGSRIVPIIPDEARTFGMEGMFRQLGIYSSVGQLYEPVDKDQVMFYKEDKKGQILEEGINEAGAMSSFIAAGTSYSNHNQPMLPFYIFYSMFGFQRIGDLAWAAGDSRTRGFLIGGTAGRTTLNGEGLQHEDGHSHILAATIPNCRTFDPTYGYELAVIIQDGMKKMTEEQQDVFYYITVMNESYQQPAMPAGVEEGIVKGMYLLEEDTREAAHHVQLMGSGTILREVREAAKILRDEFNIGADVWSVTSFNELRRDGLAVERTNRLHPGQKPKLSYVEECLTGRKGPVIASTDYMKLFAEQIRQWVPVKEFKVLGTDGFGRSDSRKKLRHFFEVDRHFVVLAALEALADRGDIEPKVVAEAIVKFGINPEKRNPLDC